One window of the Chryseobacterium camelliae genome contains the following:
- a CDS encoding alpha/beta fold hydrolase, whose amino-acid sequence MKSELPHINLTYQTCSQKEYTIPLSYQLFGKGLFSAPVILVNHALTGNSNVSGNSGWWKQLIGENKMIDTNTCTVLCFNIPGNGYDGFEVENYEDFTPSDIARIFLHGLDALNIDRLHAIIGGSLGGGIGWEMLVLKPQLTDIFIPIACDYRTHDWLHAQCLVQKFLLSQDDQPLQKARIHAMLCYRTPESLNDRFRNRFNEEKERLESEDWLLYHGSALNERFSLPAYKLMNHLLMNLNADDAGIREITAEIHLIAVDTDLFFPASEIRMCFEKLKDHNQKVCYHEIRSIHGHDAFLMEYQQLQTIIKNILER is encoded by the coding sequence TTGAAATCGGAACTACCACATATTAACCTTACGTATCAGACCTGTTCCCAAAAGGAATATACTATTCCGTTAAGCTATCAGCTTTTCGGAAAAGGCTTGTTTTCAGCACCTGTCATTTTAGTCAACCATGCCCTTACCGGCAATTCAAACGTTTCAGGTAACAGCGGATGGTGGAAACAGCTGATCGGTGAAAATAAGATGATTGATACCAATACCTGTACTGTACTCTGTTTCAACATTCCCGGGAACGGATATGATGGTTTTGAAGTGGAAAATTATGAAGACTTTACTCCATCAGATATAGCACGGATCTTCCTGCACGGTCTTGATGCCCTGAACATTGACCGCCTGCATGCCATTATCGGAGGCTCGCTGGGAGGAGGGATCGGCTGGGAAATGCTGGTGCTCAAGCCTCAGCTTACAGATATCTTCATACCTATTGCCTGCGATTACAGGACGCACGACTGGCTCCACGCACAATGCCTGGTGCAGAAATTCTTATTAAGCCAGGATGACCAGCCTCTACAGAAGGCACGAATCCATGCTATGCTGTGTTACAGGACACCCGAATCGTTAAATGACAGATTCAGGAACCGTTTTAATGAGGAGAAAGAACGTTTAGAATCCGAAGATTGGCTGCTTTACCATGGGAGTGCCCTTAACGAAAGGTTTAGTTTACCAGCGTATAAACTCATGAACCATCTCCTGATGAATCTCAATGCTGATGACGCCGGAATCAGGGAAATTACAGCAGAAATCCATTTGATTGCTGTGGATACCGATTTGTTTTTTCCTGCATCAGAAATACGAATGTGCTTTGAAAAACTTAAGGACCATAATCAAAAAGTCTGTTACCATGAGATACGGTCCATTCACGGACATGATGCCTTCCTGATGGAATACCAACAATTACAAACGATCATTAAAAATATTTTGGAGCGATGA
- a CDS encoding MGH1-like glycoside hydrolase domain-containing protein, protein MIAEKQRLEDSKWKNWGPYVSNRQWGNVREDYSPNGNAWHFANHNNAESYAYRWGEEGIAGISDTKQLLSFALSFWNKKDKMVKERFFGLSNPQGNHGEDIKEIFYYLDNTPTHSYMKMVYKYPINEFPYDDILTENARRNKKQPEYEIFDTGVFDQDEYFDIFIEYCKADHHDILVRVTVCNRSDRDAPIIVIPTAWFRNNWKWGYNDYKGQLTASHEGCIDVHHDSIDIKKIYSKNINAESVFCENETNTPKLQDVPASEKAYYKDGINNYIIHKTPTVNPEKRGSKASFLVHETISAGGSRTFDFRLSPEELDDPFRDFDEVFAARMAEADEFYQEIQHDTADEDERNVQRQAFAGLLWNKQFYHYNVGKWLKGDPNYDAPRDFTNYVRNTEWNHLHNKDIISMPDKWEYPWYATWDLAFHCVPYALIDAEFAKGQLLLLTKEWYMHPNGQLPAYEWNLSDVNPPVHAWSCFRVFKIDEKQNGKPDLLFLEKVFQKLLLNFTWWVNRKDKNGKNIFGGGFLGLDNIGAFDRNMILKDGQHLEQADGTSWMAMYALNMMRIAMELAQYYKVYEDMAIKFFEHYLYIAEAMENLGDGTKGLWNEEDGFFYDVLQLGNGEGVSLKLRSIVGLIPLFAVEIIEHKLLENMPNFRERMDWVLKNKPELTKLVSHWDEEGQGRKHLMSILRKNRLTKVLNRMLDEKEFLSTYGIRAMSKIYEEKPFIFSVHGTENVVHYTPAESDSRMFGGNSNWRGPIWFPINFLIVESLQRFHYYYGSSLKVELPTGSGDQKDLDEVAQDISNRLCSIFLKDGNGQRPFNGGNTKFNYDEHFKDYIMFFEYFHGDNGRGVGASHQTGWTATVAKLMKPKLSI, encoded by the coding sequence ATGATTGCTGAAAAACAAAGATTAGAAGATAGCAAATGGAAAAACTGGGGACCTTATGTAAGCAACCGACAATGGGGTAATGTAAGGGAAGATTATAGTCCTAACGGAAATGCATGGCATTTTGCCAACCACAATAATGCCGAAAGTTATGCGTACCGCTGGGGCGAAGAAGGCATTGCCGGTATTTCGGATACCAAGCAGCTTTTAAGTTTTGCCCTTTCTTTCTGGAACAAGAAAGATAAGATGGTCAAAGAACGGTTTTTCGGTTTGAGCAATCCTCAGGGAAATCATGGCGAGGATATCAAGGAAATATTCTATTACCTGGATAATACGCCTACGCACAGTTATATGAAAATGGTGTACAAATACCCCATTAATGAATTCCCATACGACGATATCCTCACAGAAAATGCCAGGAGAAATAAAAAGCAGCCGGAATACGAAATTTTTGACACGGGAGTTTTTGACCAGGACGAATATTTTGACATCTTCATCGAATACTGTAAAGCAGACCATCATGATATCCTGGTACGGGTTACGGTATGCAACAGAAGCGACCGTGATGCTCCCATTATAGTCATTCCTACCGCATGGTTCAGGAATAACTGGAAGTGGGGATACAATGATTACAAAGGCCAGCTGACCGCTTCTCATGAGGGATGCATTGACGTTCACCATGACAGTATAGACATTAAAAAAATCTATTCCAAAAACATCAATGCAGAAAGTGTTTTCTGTGAAAATGAAACCAATACCCCTAAACTACAGGACGTTCCGGCTTCTGAAAAAGCGTATTATAAAGACGGTATCAATAATTATATCATTCATAAAACTCCCACGGTAAATCCGGAAAAAAGAGGTTCAAAAGCTTCTTTCCTGGTGCATGAGACCATCAGTGCCGGAGGATCCAGAACATTTGATTTCAGGCTGTCTCCTGAAGAGCTGGACGATCCATTCAGGGATTTTGACGAAGTGTTTGCTGCCCGAATGGCTGAAGCAGACGAATTCTACCAGGAGATCCAGCATGATACAGCCGATGAAGATGAACGCAATGTACAGCGGCAGGCTTTTGCCGGGCTGCTCTGGAACAAGCAGTTTTATCATTATAATGTCGGTAAATGGCTTAAAGGAGATCCTAATTATGATGCGCCAAGGGATTTTACCAATTACGTGAGAAATACAGAATGGAACCACCTCCACAACAAGGACATTATTTCCATGCCTGATAAATGGGAATATCCCTGGTATGCGACCTGGGACCTTGCCTTTCACTGTGTGCCCTATGCCCTGATTGATGCTGAATTTGCCAAAGGTCAGCTCCTTCTCCTTACCAAAGAATGGTATATGCATCCCAACGGGCAGCTTCCTGCCTATGAATGGAATCTGAGTGATGTAAATCCTCCCGTTCACGCATGGTCCTGCTTCAGGGTTTTTAAAATTGATGAAAAGCAAAACGGAAAACCTGACCTGCTGTTCCTTGAAAAAGTCTTCCAGAAACTTCTTCTCAATTTCACCTGGTGGGTGAACCGGAAAGATAAAAACGGAAAAAACATTTTCGGCGGCGGATTCCTGGGGCTGGATAACATCGGGGCTTTCGACCGTAATATGATCCTTAAAGACGGACAACACTTAGAGCAGGCTGACGGAACAAGCTGGATGGCCATGTATGCCCTGAATATGATGCGTATTGCCATGGAGCTTGCCCAATATTACAAGGTGTATGAAGATATGGCCATCAAGTTTTTCGAGCATTATCTTTATATCGCTGAAGCTATGGAAAACTTAGGTGACGGAACTAAAGGGCTCTGGAATGAAGAAGACGGCTTTTTCTATGATGTGCTGCAGCTTGGAAACGGAGAGGGTGTCTCCCTTAAACTCCGAAGCATCGTAGGGCTTATTCCTTTGTTTGCAGTAGAAATCATCGAACATAAATTACTCGAAAACATGCCTAACTTCCGCGAAAGGATGGATTGGGTCCTTAAAAACAAGCCTGAACTGACGAAGCTTGTTTCTCACTGGGATGAGGAAGGCCAGGGAAGAAAGCATCTGATGAGCATTTTACGGAAGAACAGGCTCACGAAAGTACTGAACCGCATGCTGGATGAAAAGGAATTCCTGAGCACCTATGGAATCCGGGCCATGTCTAAAATCTATGAAGAAAAACCTTTTATATTTTCGGTACACGGGACGGAAAATGTGGTGCATTATACCCCTGCTGAAAGTGACAGCCGCATGTTCGGTGGCAATAGTAACTGGAGGGGCCCGATCTGGTTCCCGATTAATTTCCTTATTGTAGAAAGCCTGCAGCGTTTCCATTATTATTACGGCAGCAGCCTGAAAGTGGAACTCCCTACCGGAAGCGGCGACCAGAAAGACCTGGATGAAGTAGCGCAGGACATCAGCAACAGGCTGTGTTCAATATTCCTGAAAGATGGTAACGGACAGCGCCCTTTTAACGGAGGCAATACGAAGTTCAATTATGATGAACATTTCAAAGACTATATTATGTTCTTTGAATATTTCCATGGTGACAACGGCCGCGGTGTAGGTGCTTCCCATCAGACAGGCTGGACAGCTACTGTGGCCAAACTTATGAAACCGAAGCTTTCCATTTAA
- a CDS encoding ACT domain-containing protein — protein sequence MKNYNANEIKFLKNRSIIKFEGEDFLGEIGIDGRIFKALTLARISVGVISQQAIENGLSILVHENDSEKAVNCLIDEFEPERKSGKVSQIYSINNVSVLGFVTEDFNKVLSELARNNVFPLLLNQNAAEKRVNIVVTSSQDEKAKNIIESEISKKPKTVHLAIIGHGNVGKTLIQQVLESSEEIRRRKKIDLKVVAVANSRKIAFNKKGFGHDWNDEVLTARHPSDIKELISFSKENQLENLIVVDNTASKEFVKHYHVLAENGFDLVSSNKIFNTLPIEEYRKLRYTLNKNNRRYLYETNVGAGLPLIDTIKLLHLSGENITRIKGVFSGTLSYVFNNFSLRNDPFSTIISEALEKGYTEPDPREDLSGNDVARKLLILARELDLINEFNDIKIQNLVPDALLSVSKEEFLSRLAELDDQYRKIKENQEEGYVLRYVGDLHGDLQKDKGELDVQLISVPATSALGQLKGSDSIFEIYTESYGENPIVIMGAGAGAQVTARGVFGDILRVSETK from the coding sequence ATGAAGAATTATAATGCCAACGAAATAAAATTTCTTAAAAACAGGTCTATCATTAAATTTGAAGGAGAAGATTTTCTGGGGGAAATCGGGATAGACGGACGCATCTTTAAAGCGCTGACCCTGGCGCGCATCAGTGTAGGGGTCATTTCGCAGCAGGCTATTGAGAACGGCCTGTCCATTCTGGTTCACGAAAATGATTCTGAAAAAGCAGTCAATTGTCTGATTGATGAATTTGAACCCGAAAGGAAATCCGGAAAAGTTTCTCAGATTTACAGCATCAATAATGTGTCTGTACTCGGTTTTGTAACGGAGGATTTTAATAAAGTACTGTCCGAACTGGCCAGGAATAACGTATTTCCCCTACTGCTCAACCAGAATGCAGCGGAGAAGAGGGTGAATATTGTCGTGACTTCTTCACAGGATGAAAAGGCAAAGAATATTATTGAATCCGAAATTTCAAAAAAACCGAAAACAGTCCATCTGGCCATTATTGGCCATGGAAATGTGGGAAAGACCCTGATACAGCAGGTACTTGAATCATCAGAGGAGATCAGAAGGCGAAAAAAGATCGATCTGAAAGTGGTGGCCGTAGCCAATTCAAGAAAAATAGCCTTCAATAAAAAAGGATTCGGGCATGACTGGAATGATGAGGTGCTTACTGCCCGGCATCCCTCTGATATTAAAGAGCTGATCAGTTTCTCTAAAGAAAATCAGCTCGAAAACCTTATCGTTGTAGATAACACCGCCAGCAAAGAATTTGTAAAGCATTATCATGTACTGGCGGAAAATGGCTTCGACCTGGTTTCGTCCAATAAGATTTTCAATACTCTGCCGATCGAAGAGTACAGGAAGCTGAGGTACACCCTGAATAAAAATAACAGGCGCTACCTGTACGAAACCAATGTAGGTGCAGGTCTGCCGCTCATCGATACCATTAAGCTGCTTCACCTTTCAGGAGAGAACATCACCAGGATCAAAGGTGTTTTTTCGGGAACGCTGAGCTATGTCTTCAATAATTTTTCTTTGCGCAATGATCCGTTTTCTACCATCATCAGTGAAGCATTGGAGAAAGGATATACAGAACCGGATCCCAGAGAAGACCTTTCCGGGAATGATGTAGCCAGAAAACTGCTGATCCTGGCAAGAGAATTAGACCTCATCAACGAATTTAATGACATTAAGATCCAGAATCTCGTTCCTGATGCCCTACTTTCGGTTTCAAAAGAAGAATTCCTCTCCAGGCTGGCAGAGCTGGATGACCAATACCGGAAAATTAAAGAAAATCAGGAGGAAGGCTATGTACTGAGGTATGTAGGGGACCTTCACGGCGACCTTCAGAAAGACAAGGGAGAGCTGGATGTACAATTGATTTCAGTACCGGCTACTTCCGCCTTAGGACAGCTGAAAGGATCGGATTCCATTTTTGAAATCTATACAGAGAGCTACGGAGAAAATCCTATTGTCATCATGGGTGCCGGTGCCGGTGCACAGGTTACGGCAAGAGGGGTATTCGGAGATATCTTGAGAGTAAGTGAAACGAAATAA
- a CDS encoding O-succinylhomoserine sulfhydrylase — translation MENFETFAIRTQTERTQFDEHSTPLFLTSSFVFEDAEDMRASFAEEKPKNLYSRFSNPNVSEFTGKIAKMEGAEAGYAFATGMAAIYSTFAALLNAGDHIVSCQSVFGSTHTLFTKYFPKWNIETTYFKADDAQNVEQYIQPNTKVLYLETPTNPAIEVLDLEFFGQIAKKHHLIFIVDNCFATPYLQQPVKYGADIVVHSATKLIDGQGRVLGGVAVGREDLIREIYLFARNTGPAMSPFNAWVLSKSLETLAIRVEKHCENALKVAEFLEGHPNVELVKYPFLPSHPGYETAKKQMKLGGNIVAFEIKGGIEGGRNFLNKIKMCSLSANLGDTRTIVTHPASTTHSKLTEEERNEVGITAGLVRCSVGLEHVDDIIDDLKQALDLFINRNGL, via the coding sequence ATGGAAAATTTTGAAACCTTTGCCATAAGAACCCAAACGGAAAGGACCCAGTTTGATGAACATTCAACGCCGCTTTTTTTAACGTCAAGCTTTGTGTTTGAAGATGCGGAAGATATGCGGGCCAGTTTTGCAGAAGAAAAGCCTAAGAACCTCTACAGCCGGTTTTCAAACCCGAATGTTTCGGAATTTACCGGGAAGATCGCTAAAATGGAAGGCGCAGAAGCCGGCTATGCTTTTGCGACAGGAATGGCTGCTATTTATTCAACCTTTGCCGCTTTGCTGAATGCGGGCGACCATATCGTAAGCTGCCAGTCGGTATTTGGTTCCACCCACACCCTGTTCACCAAGTATTTTCCAAAGTGGAATATTGAAACTACGTATTTCAAAGCAGATGATGCACAGAACGTAGAACAGTATATTCAGCCCAATACCAAAGTGCTGTATCTTGAAACCCCTACCAATCCTGCTATTGAAGTGCTGGACCTGGAGTTTTTCGGGCAGATTGCCAAAAAGCATCATCTGATTTTTATCGTGGATAACTGTTTTGCTACCCCTTACCTCCAACAGCCGGTAAAATACGGAGCAGATATCGTAGTGCATTCCGCTACCAAGCTGATTGACGGCCAGGGCCGGGTGTTAGGCGGTGTAGCCGTTGGCAGGGAAGACCTGATCCGTGAAATTTATCTATTTGCAAGAAACACGGGTCCCGCAATGTCTCCTTTTAATGCATGGGTACTGTCCAAAAGCCTGGAAACTCTGGCCATCCGTGTTGAAAAACATTGCGAAAATGCTTTAAAAGTGGCCGAATTCCTGGAAGGCCATCCGAATGTTGAACTGGTAAAATATCCGTTCCTGCCATCCCATCCGGGCTATGAAACGGCAAAAAAGCAGATGAAGCTGGGAGGGAATATTGTTGCCTTTGAAATCAAAGGCGGCATCGAAGGCGGAAGGAACTTTTTAAATAAGATCAAAATGTGCTCGCTTTCCGCCAATCTAGGGGACACCAGAACCATTGTAACCCATCCGGCGTCTACAACGCATTCAAAATTAACGGAGGAAGAAAGAAATGAAGTCGGAATTACAGCGGGTTTAGTGCGGTGCTCTGTGGGGCTGGAACACGTGGATGACATTATTGATGATCTGAAACAGGCGTTGGATTTATTCATCAATAGGAACGGGCTTTAG
- a CDS encoding homocysteine S-methyltransferase family protein, translated as MKNSQQLYKALSERILILDGAMGTMLQRYKFEEEDYRGERFRDWEHPVKGNNDLLSLTQPHAIEEVHKKYLEAGADIIETNTFSGTTIAMADYHMEDLVYELNYESAKIARKACDEYTARNPEKPRFVAGSIGPTNRTASLSPDVNDPGYRAITFEELRVAYKQQCEALLDGGSDILLVETIFDTLNAKAALFAIDEIQDERSLRIPIMVSGTITDASGRTLSGQTAEAFLISVSHLNLLSVGFNCALGANQLTPYLETLAHNSEFYVSAYPNAGLPNAFGQYDESPEFMAEQIREYVEKGLINIIGGCCGTTPDHIHAIAEMVKAYAPRKIGRFV; from the coding sequence ATGAAAAACTCACAACAACTATACAAAGCGTTATCCGAAAGAATTTTAATTCTCGACGGTGCGATGGGAACGATGCTGCAGCGGTATAAATTTGAGGAAGAAGATTACCGGGGCGAGCGGTTCAGGGACTGGGAACATCCGGTAAAGGGCAATAATGACCTCCTTTCACTTACCCAGCCGCATGCTATAGAAGAGGTTCATAAAAAATACCTGGAAGCCGGTGCCGATATCATTGAGACCAATACATTTTCCGGGACCACGATTGCTATGGCGGATTACCATATGGAAGATCTGGTGTATGAGCTGAATTATGAATCAGCTAAAATAGCCAGGAAAGCCTGTGATGAATATACAGCCCGAAATCCTGAAAAGCCGAGATTCGTGGCAGGATCCATCGGTCCTACCAACAGGACGGCAAGCTTGAGCCCGGATGTCAATGATCCCGGATACCGGGCCATTACTTTTGAAGAACTCAGGGTTGCCTACAAACAACAATGTGAAGCGCTGCTGGACGGCGGGTCAGATATCCTGCTGGTTGAAACCATTTTCGATACTCTGAATGCCAAGGCTGCACTTTTTGCGATTGATGAAATTCAGGACGAAAGGAGCCTGCGTATTCCGATCATGGTTTCCGGAACGATTACCGATGCATCAGGAAGGACATTGAGCGGACAGACAGCAGAAGCATTCCTGATCTCTGTCTCCCACCTTAACCTCTTAAGTGTAGGCTTTAACTGCGCTTTGGGAGCCAACCAGCTTACCCCGTATCTCGAAACCCTGGCCCATAATTCAGAATTTTATGTTTCAGCATACCCGAATGCAGGTTTGCCGAATGCTTTCGGGCAGTACGATGAATCGCCCGAATTCATGGCAGAGCAGATCCGGGAATATGTGGAGAAAGGACTGATCAATATCATCGGCGGCTGTTGTGGTACCACACCCGACCACATTCATGCCATCGCTGAAATGGTAAAGGCATATGCCCCGAGAAAAATAGGCCGTTTTGTATGA